Proteins encoded together in one Amblyomma americanum isolate KBUSLIRL-KWMA chromosome 1, ASM5285725v1, whole genome shotgun sequence window:
- the LOC144101375 gene encoding anaphase-promoting complex subunit 10-like yields MNACSAQDPSILERQGDIREVGAAAVWSLSSCMPGFGVDQLRDNCLDTYWQSDGDQPHEVNIQFHRKTAIQGVYIYVDYERDETYTPKRIAVKVGSTFHDLWVVDTVDLNEPTGWVHIATQDSDGRPVRAFHVQIAVLANHKYGQDTRLRQIKLYSPVMRATVSVLPGVNFTSAECIAFSSIR; encoded by the exons ATGAACGCTTGCTCTGCTCAAGACCCCTCTATTTTGGAGAGGCAGGGCGATATCCGCGAGGTGGGAGCCGCGGCTGTGTGGTCGCTGTCTTCCTGCATGCCCG GATTTGGTGTCGATCAGTTGCGAGACAACTGCCTGGATACGTACTGGCAATCGGATGGGGATCAACCGCACGAAGTCAATATTCAGTTTCACCGCAAAACGGCAATACAGGGGGTCTATATCTACGTCGACTACGAACGCGACGAGACCTACACACCTAAAAG AATTGCCGTGAAAGTGGGAAGCACTTTCCACGACCTGTGGGTGGTGGATACTGTTGACCTGAATGAACCAACGGGATGGGTGCACATTGCAACGCAAGACTCGGATGGCCGCCCTGTCCGCGCCTTCCATGTGCAGATTGCAGTGTTGGCGAACCACAAGTATGGCCAGGACACCCGCCTGCGGCAGATCAAGTTGTACTCTCCTGTTATGCGAGCCACCGTCAGTGTCTTGCCCGGTGTAAACTTCACAAGTGCGGAATGCATTGCCTTCAGCAGCATCCGCTGA